A single Quadrisphaera setariae DNA region contains:
- a CDS encoding diguanylate cyclase, with protein MWQHLAVLAVLPLLATALLGAEAVRVRAEEVAHVRTAQQQLEASRQLDALRRAVDQEVLPTLALAVARDPVASARAGFDVGGTAERLLADGPAAQAAARAATDAALDAVDQGRAAPAAQLARSQLRLVREAADQGTPSPDTLSWCYLQASDALLVAERGAAVRAGSAGLRAHSAVAVNDVGLVVELTGLASRQLPLLFTAAVLPVNLRGPVMRKWRGVSGSYDLQTGAASGLSTAQLRASWTAAVSDLRHERLGHQLGASDALTRGAPGELTPTSLLLLRQSSAERDLALSRVLDQALAGATAASSAELATSERALALTVALCLTALATSAVTTVVLARRLSGSLRHLAAAARSALEGSPLARRVSGPREVRDAGDALESTAAGLRRVGEQVEAVARGDLAAALALPAAPGRLGRAVQTSVEAVVHAVEARDALRAELVHRASHDPLTGLANRATVLAELAAALEVVTALAQTSGPSAGVAPAAPEPVAVLFVDLDGFKRVNDRCGHAAGDVVLRTVAARLVAQVRTGDLVARLGGDEFVVLVRGAELPDVVELGRRLVEAVREPVPLGADEPAQSVGASVGVALSAGAQDDDASRAGARLLAEADTAVYRAKRAGRGRVVVFDGELRREEAERARLVTEVRAALAAGDLALRWEPVASTADGALLAWHALPHWARPGGGSVPASRLVAAVQEAGADRELGRWLLGAALAQAAAWRSCGAAGFGAERAPVVAVAVTDRHACDQRLLDDVTDALVAADVPPESLTVIAGESAVGADPAASWHLGALRAMGVRIAVIGVGSTPVCDLPALPAHAVSLSEELTTSDDPVHHRVVELLAVAARSVGADVVATGVATTGQLGRARAAGAHAVRGPLVGRPMTAEQAAALPLPLPLPVAAAPATRSAVPVSSPV; from the coding sequence GTGTGGCAGCACCTGGCGGTGCTCGCCGTGCTGCCTCTGCTCGCCACGGCGCTGCTGGGCGCAGAGGCCGTGCGGGTGCGCGCCGAGGAGGTCGCCCACGTCCGGACCGCTCAGCAGCAGCTGGAGGCGAGCCGGCAGCTCGACGCGCTGCGCCGCGCCGTCGACCAGGAGGTGCTCCCCACGCTCGCGCTGGCCGTGGCCCGCGACCCGGTGGCCTCCGCCCGCGCGGGCTTCGACGTCGGTGGCACCGCCGAGCGGCTGCTGGCCGACGGCCCGGCGGCGCAGGCGGCCGCCCGCGCCGCCACCGACGCCGCGCTGGACGCGGTGGACCAGGGCCGGGCGGCGCCGGCGGCGCAGCTGGCGCGCTCGCAGCTGCGCCTCGTGCGCGAGGCCGCCGACCAGGGCACGCCCAGCCCCGACACCCTCTCCTGGTGCTACCTGCAGGCCTCCGACGCGCTCCTGGTGGCCGAGCGCGGTGCCGCGGTGCGCGCCGGGAGCGCGGGGCTGCGCGCGCACAGCGCGGTGGCCGTCAACGACGTCGGGCTGGTGGTCGAGCTCACCGGCCTGGCCAGCCGGCAGCTGCCCCTGCTCTTCACCGCCGCGGTGCTCCCCGTGAACCTGCGCGGGCCCGTGATGCGGAAGTGGCGCGGCGTCTCCGGCAGCTACGACCTGCAGACCGGTGCCGCCTCGGGTCTGTCCACCGCGCAGCTGCGCGCCAGCTGGACCGCTGCCGTCAGCGACCTGCGCCACGAGCGCCTGGGGCACCAGCTGGGCGCGTCCGACGCGCTCACCCGCGGTGCTCCTGGGGAGCTGACGCCCACGTCACTGCTGCTGCTGCGGCAGTCGAGCGCCGAGCGCGACCTGGCGCTGTCCCGGGTGCTCGACCAGGCGCTGGCGGGCGCGACCGCGGCGTCGTCGGCGGAGCTGGCGACCAGCGAGCGCGCCCTGGCCCTGACGGTGGCCCTGTGCCTGACGGCCCTGGCGACCTCCGCGGTGACGACCGTGGTGCTCGCGCGACGCCTCAGCGGTTCCCTGCGGCACCTCGCGGCGGCCGCCCGCAGCGCGCTGGAGGGCTCACCGCTGGCCCGCCGGGTGAGCGGGCCCCGCGAGGTGCGCGACGCCGGGGACGCCCTGGAGAGCACCGCCGCCGGGCTGCGCCGGGTGGGCGAGCAGGTGGAGGCCGTCGCCCGGGGAGACCTCGCCGCCGCCCTGGCCCTCCCGGCCGCTCCCGGGCGGCTGGGACGGGCGGTGCAGACCTCGGTGGAGGCGGTGGTGCACGCCGTGGAGGCCCGCGACGCGCTGCGCGCCGAGCTCGTCCACCGCGCCTCCCACGACCCGCTCACGGGACTCGCCAACCGCGCGACGGTGCTCGCCGAGCTCGCCGCGGCGCTGGAGGTCGTCACAGCGCTCGCGCAGACGAGCGGACCGTCCGCCGGGGTGGCCCCCGCGGCGCCCGAGCCGGTGGCGGTGCTGTTCGTGGACCTCGACGGGTTCAAGCGCGTCAACGACCGCTGCGGCCACGCCGCTGGTGACGTCGTCCTGAGGACCGTGGCCGCCCGGCTCGTCGCGCAGGTGCGCACCGGGGACCTCGTGGCGCGCCTGGGCGGGGACGAGTTCGTGGTGCTGGTCCGCGGCGCGGAGCTGCCCGACGTCGTCGAGCTCGGGCGGCGGCTGGTCGAGGCCGTGCGCGAGCCCGTGCCGCTGGGGGCGGACGAGCCGGCGCAGTCGGTCGGCGCCAGCGTGGGCGTGGCGCTGTCGGCGGGCGCTCAGGACGACGACGCGTCCCGCGCCGGAGCGCGCCTGCTGGCCGAGGCCGACACGGCCGTCTACCGCGCCAAGCGCGCGGGCCGGGGCCGGGTGGTCGTCTTCGACGGGGAGCTGCGCCGCGAGGAGGCCGAGCGCGCACGGCTCGTCACGGAGGTCCGCGCAGCGCTCGCCGCCGGTGACCTGGCGCTGCGGTGGGAGCCCGTCGCCAGCACCGCCGACGGCGCTCTGCTGGCGTGGCACGCCCTGCCGCACTGGGCGCGGCCCGGTGGCGGCTCGGTGCCGGCCTCGCGCTTGGTGGCCGCCGTGCAGGAGGCCGGCGCCGACCGCGAGCTCGGACGGTGGCTGCTCGGGGCGGCCCTGGCGCAGGCCGCGGCGTGGCGCAGCTGCGGGGCCGCGGGCTTCGGCGCCGAGCGGGCGCCGGTGGTCGCCGTCGCCGTCACCGACCGCCACGCCTGCGACCAGCGCCTCCTGGACGACGTCACCGACGCGCTGGTCGCCGCGGACGTGCCGCCCGAGTCGCTGACCGTCATCGCCGGCGAGTCAGCGGTGGGTGCTGACCCCGCGGCGTCGTGGCACCTGGGGGCGCTGCGCGCGATGGGCGTGAGGATCGCGGTGATCGGGGTGGGCAGCACCCCCGTGTGCGACCTGCCGGCGCTGCCGGCGCACGCCGTGTCGCTGTCGGAGGAGCTCACCACCTCCGACGACCCGGTCCACCACCGCGTCGTGGAGCTCCTCGCGGTGGCGGCGCGCTCGGTCGGCGCCGACGTGGTGGCCACGGGCGTGGCCACCACCGGACAGCTCGGGAGGGCGCGGGCCGCCGGTGCCCACGCGGTCCGCGGGCCGCTCGTGGGACGCCCGATGACGGCCGAGCAGGCCGCCGCGCTGCCGCTGCCGCTCCCCCTGCCGGTCGCGGCGGCGCCAGCGACGAGGAGCGCGGTGCCGGTCAGCTCGCCGGTGTGA
- a CDS encoding phosphoribosyltransferase: protein MTTAPREVLTWDLFGTAARELAQQVADSGYEPEVVLAIARGGLVPGGAIAYALGVKNTAVMNVEFYTGVDERLPVPVVLPPVLQAVDIAGSRVLVVDDVADSGRTLRMVLDFCAGHVSEVRSAVIYDKPRSIVQCEYVWKRTDRWIDFPWSAQGPVTPAS, encoded by the coding sequence ATGACCACCGCGCCGCGCGAGGTGCTCACCTGGGACCTGTTCGGCACGGCCGCGCGCGAGCTCGCGCAGCAGGTCGCCGACAGCGGCTACGAGCCCGAGGTGGTGCTCGCGATCGCCCGCGGAGGCCTCGTGCCCGGCGGTGCCATCGCCTACGCGCTCGGCGTGAAGAACACCGCCGTGATGAACGTCGAGTTCTACACGGGCGTGGACGAGCGCCTCCCCGTGCCGGTGGTGCTGCCGCCGGTGCTGCAGGCCGTGGACATCGCCGGCAGCCGCGTGCTCGTCGTCGACGACGTCGCCGACTCCGGCCGCACGCTGCGCATGGTGCTCGACTTCTGCGCCGGGCACGTCAGCGAGGTCAGGTCCGCGGTGATCTACGACAAGCCCCGCTCGATCGTGCAGTGCGAGTACGTCTGGAAGCGCACCGACCGGTGGATCGACTTCCCCTGGTCGGCGCAGGGGCCGGTCACACCGGCGAGCTGA